TGGTTTGTatcccccatttaaaaaaataagacaagcaGTTAGACATGCTGGGTGCAGATGAGGCTGGGAGAAAGCTGACCTAGAAAGTCATGAACCAAAATGTGGCTTGATTTTAATCCATTGGATAGCGTGTGGGAAGGAATTCCTGGGGCCTTTGGGACAGAAATGTCCTTAACAACCGCTCCAGCTTGGGGCGAAGGTAGGAGGTCTCCAGTTGTTTGAATTCAGTGCCTCCTCGAGTACTAATGCCAAGATCTCTCCTGCCACAGTCCACAGGGGTCCTGCCCCTCTTTTTTCTCAGGTTTGCAAAAGTCCTGGGGCATCAGGAGAGGAGACTTCCACCCAGGATGCCTTGGACAGGACCAAGCAGGGTCCAGGGACACAATCAGACATCAGTTCTGCTGGTGGGGCCACAGATGAAGTGAGATCCTCAGCATCTGCAGGAAAAGGGGGCAGTGGAGAGAAGTGGACAGGACAGACAGAAAGTGGACAGGACAGTGGAGGCTAGGAGACCTGCAGGCCACAATTTCTGGTCCTCAAAAAATGCCATTTACATTTAATCTTCATCTGATTCTGAGCCACCCCTGAGCCTCTGGCTGCCCAGACATCACTCAGGCCTTTCTTCCAGGGCAGTCAGGAGTGGAGGAAGGTCCCCAGTgctctcctccccagcctccaccCGGCTTCTCCTTCTAGAGCTCTAAACCTTCCTTCTGGCCTCAGGACCCTCCTCCCTTCTTGCTCCTACAGGTCCTAATGTCCCACTCTTTTGATCTCCTCTAAATTCTCCTCCTGATTCTCTGACAAGATTCTTGGTAGCACTTAACACACCAAGCCTGAACCAAAAATAAACCCTCTTTCCTCCACGGTGGGAGGGCTTAAACCTTAAATCCCCTGATGCTGtgacagaaaggaagaagagggggGAAACACTCCAGCATTAAAATATATCCTGTCTTGCCTGAAGCCAGGGATATCCTCATTCTGCTGGCCCAGGAGTCATGAATTTGGAACCACAGAAAAAGCAGTGTAATCACAGCACCAGGCAGGGCCCTGCAGGGAAACACACTTACAGGGCCACATTCATGTAAATACTCTTTATTGATTTTCAAATTTTAGAGTCAACCGATGGACAAAGCACAGATTTCATTTTGGTTCCAGACAGAACATCGATGTTGAGAGGTAGGAGGATGGAAGTGGAAAGGTACATCAGACAAGtcagggaggaggaagtgggAAATGCAGGGGTAAGTCTTAGCCCTGCCCCGGGCATCCTACACAGAGGGCAGTCCATGGGGTCCCAAGTTACAAAAATAACCAGGCAAAGAACCAACAATATAACGACCCCAAAttaggagaagggaaggaaggaaaggatgaaAATGCATCCAGGCATTCACTTCTCGCTTTTCATTGACATGGGGTTTCACTGACTTGGGGAAACTGATTTAAACCTATTTTGGAGGCAGAGAAAACTACCAAAAGAGTGAAAACAACAGGTCCGTTAAAACCGCTAGCTCTGGGCTAAGGAATGGGAGAGGCAGGACAGGAAACTTCTCTTTTGTTCATAAACTGTTCTGTGCCCTTTGGCTTTGTTTTTCATCCTGGCgtgtattgtttttatttttgcaactcatttttaaaatttttcaatgaCATCAAAATCCTGGCCAACTGAACGGGAGACGGCCAGGCCATCTGCTGGCTGCCGGGCGCCCTGCTGTCTGGTGGGCTCGGAGAGGGTCAGTGCGGTTGGGATAAAGGGGGCGTGGTGGGGGGGGCGAGtaggccggggagggggggggcgaGTAGGCCggggaggcaggaggccctgCGCCTGCGCACTAGCCCAGCATGTTCCGGCAGCGCAGCCGCTCCTCCTCCCGCTTCTCCTCCAGGCGGTTCTCCAGCAGCCGCAGCTCCCTGTTCACCGCCTTCCGCATGGACGGCTCCAGCTCTAGCACTTTCTCCAGGTCCGCCTTGGCCTCCGCCTCATTCCATACCTCGGCATGAGCCCGGGCCCGCACATAGTAGGCCTTCACGATGCCTGCGGGGAAGATCCGGCTGCACCCGCTGCCCAGCCCCGACGCGGCAGGGCTTTACCAACTTACAAGACTCTTAACCTTGACTGTGAAACTTGGCCTCCCCTAACCTCCTGGGCCCATCTCCTCCGCTGTAAAACGCGGATGGTAATAACAGCGgcgcctctcccctcccttccgcGGACCAGTCCAAGCCCTGCAGCTTAGTTTACATTCACAACTTTCTGTTCTTATAGAAGCTCCCCAAATTGTGCAAGCCCCAGGCCCACTCCCTGCACCTGCCCCTCAgtcattatgaggattaaatgccaTGACAAATGCAGTGAATTCAGCGTGTGGCGCATAGTAAGTGCACTTCTCACCCATCACCTATGATACCGTCATAGACTTAGGATAAATCCTGCAGGGTGGAGGCAAGGCTTGATGCCTCTCAAGGATCAAAAGAGAAGGCCAGGGAGGCCTGTGCAGGTGACGCTGGGACCCGGGGCAGCCTGgtactaccccccacccccacccccatcccccgcTTCCTGCCTCGCCCCGCCCACCTGGGTGGTGCCGGAGGATGTCGCTGGTGTGCTCCAGGACCTCATAGTACTCCTCCTTCTTCAGCAGACACTGGCAGTAGTTCAGGATCAGGGTGTTGATCATCTTTTCCAGCTTCAGCCACTGTACCTCCCAGGGCTTCTCCTGCACGGATGGAGAAAGTTCTGCCGTGAGCTCAGGCTGCTGCCCCGCCCCCACGCCTCCCCACCGTGGCCACGGCCAGGGCAGGGCAGCTCTCAAGACATGCACCCTACTTCCCATCCCCTGGAGGGCAGCCTCCCACCTTGGTCTGCAGGTTCCTCAGGCAGACGATGGCTTCTTGGTACTTGGTAGAGGCCTCATCGTAACGGCCCAGCTTGAAGAGCCGGTTTCCTTCTCCGTGGAGGACAGGCACCGCCTGCATCTTCTCATCGTTACTCAGGTTCCAGGTCTCCCTCTGGTACTGGCTGGGAGCCTCGACCTGACCCCAAGAGCTGCAGGTCAGTGAAGCAGAggacccccctccccgccccggctGCCTGCAGCCCAGCAGGGCAGCTAGGTTTGTGATTACCCCCATTTTTGCGATCGGGATACAGGCTCAGACTCTCCCCTGCAGGGAACCAGAGAAAGTGGACCCAGCGCATCTCACTGACGTCAGCTTAGTATTTGCCACAGTGAGGATGGGCTGGCAGAATCCCATTTGCTGGCCAAACACATAttaacaggggaaggaagcaACATGTCCAAATCAAAACCTTCGTGCAAATTAAGACAAGGTATTCATTTGTCAACACACTTCACTTCCAAAATCAGCCAACTGCCATGATACTCATTTGGTTAGAGATACTTTATTGCCATCTGCTGGAAAATTGTTA
This portion of the Vicugna pacos chromosome 16, VicPac4, whole genome shotgun sequence genome encodes:
- the AIPL1 gene encoding aryl-hydrocarbon-interacting protein-like 1 yields the protein MDAALLLNVEGIKKTILHGGTGELPNFITGSRVTFHFRTMKCDEERTVIDDSKQVGHPMHIIIGNMFKLEVWEILLTSMRVSEVAEFWCDSIHTGVYPILSRSLRQMAEGKDPTEWHVHTCGLANMFAYHTLGYDDLDELQKEPQPLIFVIELLQVEAPSQYQRETWNLSNDEKMQAVPVLHGEGNRLFKLGRYDEASTKYQEAIVCLRNLQTKEKPWEVQWLKLEKMINTLILNYCQCLLKKEEYYEVLEHTSDILRHHPGIVKAYYVRARAHAEVWNEAEAKADLEKVLELEPSMRKAVNRELRLLENRLEEKREEERLRCRNMLG